GCCTTCATAAAAACGAAAAGGCAGGAAAACTTCCTGGTCTGAAAAGTTGGTGGTGATCGTCAGGTCAATATTTGCGTAAGTAAAATGCCACTCTTGCGAATAACATCGCTGGTTATCAGGCATCCAGGCATATTTCTGACGCGTAAGGGTAAAATTTGAAGTGGTTATAGAAGTTGAGTCGTTGATGTAGATAGAGCAAAACCTGTATGTTGGCGTATCAGGGATCTGGTCTTGTGCATTGAAAAGATTCCATACGTTCAGGTCCATGCCATTGGAAAGCTGGTAGCTGAACCATTCCCAAACTGTTGTCCCCAATTGCGGGTTCATTTCTCCCCACTGCCGGTCAATCCAGGCAGTGCCTGTCACAGGTTCGGTGAAACCTACAAGTGTGAGTGTTCCTTCAACTGTAAGCTTTGTTTGTGAATAGTAGTACGAACTGTCTGTTTCAGCCAGATAAACAAAACCATCATCACCCACCATCAACGGACGTTTGACCATGTCGTAAACCAAATCTATATCTCCATCTGGCGAATGGGCAGACAAATGATATTCAAATGGTATGAGAACACCGGCGCTATCCTGAAGTGTAACCCACTCTTCGGAAGTTATACCAACCATTGCTTGTATATCCAAATGATCTTGTGCCAGCACATAAGTACAGGGCTGCATATTCTGAAAGAATTCGCCTGTTGTCTCATTTGCAATATTAAAGATGCGGAACCCGTCAAATGGAAATACCGGAAAGTAAAAATAGGTAAGCATGAAACTATATGCTGTACCGGTAGAATCTCCGGTTAGATGTGCAGTTGTGTACCACCATTCTGCAGATACACCCGGATGCCATCCTTCATCCTGGGGAAACCAGATAACACTCCCCGGCTCGTGGTAGGGATAGGTTTTCCAGCTTTGAGCATGACAGTTGACAGTAGATAGTAGACAGTTGGCAATTAGAAATAGTGCTACTATTGAAGTAATTACCTGGTTTTTGATTTTTCTATTATTTTTCATGATTGATAAGTTTAGAGTTGAGGATTTAAGATTTTAGCTTTAAAAAGAGGAACAGGAAATTAAGCTAATTAAATGATGAAATACAAAATTAAATAAAAAAAAACAAATATAACCTAAAAATCTAAATTAAAAAGAAAGAAAAGTGATGTAAATGTTATGATTTATGCTTAATTTAGTTGCCGTAAAAGTAAAAAATTAATAACAATAGGGTCAACCAGCACCCAGTAACCAGCACCCAGTAACTGATAATTTGATGCATGATGTTAATAATGATTACAATTTAAGTTGTTTTTTTTAATTTAGATTTTTAGGTTATATTTGTCAAAAACAAATTACACCTTCACCAAATGCAAACAACCGATATACAAATTGAGCCGGACATTGGAAAAGCTGTTCAATTTCAACGACATTTTTTTAATTCAGGAAAGACCCTCTCTGTTGACTTCAGGATAGATCAGCTAATAAAACTACGTAAATGCATCGTTGATCATGAAAAACTTATTCTGGATGCTTTAAACAAAGATTTGAACAAATCTTCATTTGAAGCTTATGCTACAGAAGTTGGTTTTACGTTGAGTGAAATAGATTTTACAATAAAAAAAATAAAAAAATGGGCAAAACCCAGGAAGGTACACACGCCATTTTTACATGCCATTGCATCCAGCCGTATTTATCCTGAACCTTATGGTATATGCCTGATCATTGCTCCATGGAACTATCCGTTTCAATTAATTATGACGCCCTTGATTGGCGCTATGGCAGCGGGTAATTGCTGCATTCTGAAACCTTCAGAGCTTGCAGAGAATACCGCTGCAGTAGTGAGTAAAATTGTTTCCGAAAACTTTGAACCCGAATATATTAAAGTGATAGAAGGCGGGATTGAAACTTCACAGGAACTCCTGGAACAAAAATTTGATTATATCTTTTTTACAGGCAGCACAGATGTAGGCAGGATAGTTTACCAGGCAGCGGCTAAGCACTTAACACCCGTAACGCTTGAATTAGGGGGTAAAAGCCCCTGTATTATTGACCAGGATATACATCTTGAATATGCTGCCAAAAGAATAGCCTGGGGTAAATTCATTAACGCAGGGCAAACCTGCGTAGCGCCTGACTATCTTCTGATCCATAAAAACATTAAAGAGCGGTTTATTACGGAATTTAAAACACAGGTTGAATCATTCTACGGTAAACAGCCTGCAGAATGCAGCTATTATCCTAAAATAATTAACCGGAATCATTTTAACAGGTTAATTGATTACCTGCAGAACGGCAATGTCATTTTCGGAGGTGAAAATGATGCTGAAAAATTGTACTTAGCTCCTACTTTGCTGGAAGGGGTATCAGAAAACGACAAAGTGATGAGGGAAGAGATCTTTGGCCCGATCCTGCCTGTCATTACTTATGATGATCTGGAAGAAGCGATCCAAATAGCGAAAAAAAACCCCAACCCCCTGTCGCTCTATGTGTTTTCTAAAAATAAAAAGGTGGTTAACAAAGTATTGGACAGCATCCCGGCAGGCGGGGGATGTGTAAATGACACCCTTATACATTTAGGAACCCCATACCTGCCTTTTGGTGGAACTGGCAGTAGCGGGATAGGCGCCTACCATGGTAAAAGCAGCTTTGATACCTTTTCCCACATGAAGGGATTCTTGCATAGATCAAACTTGATAGACCTGGATATCAGGTATGCTCCTTATAAAGATGATAAAATGCCTGCGTTGAAATGGCTTATGAAGAAATTTCTGTAAAATGGCATAGTTTTAGCTTGTAAAATCAATGAGTTTAACTACTTAATATCAAATGGCTATCCGTAATCATACCTGTTTTTTTCACCGCAAAGTCGCCAAGACGCAAAGTTTTAAAAAAATTAACCTTTGCGTCTCTGCGTCTTTGCGGTTAGGTATAAAAGCGGATAGTCATTTAATATCAATATGACAAATAACTAAATTTACGAACTATGCAGTTATTATTCAATTACAAAACACTGCTTTTTATTCCATTCTTGCTGTTATTATCATACCGTACAATAAGCGCTCAAAGCAGTCTTATTGAAAATGCTAAAACTGCCTTGAAAACGGGTAGTTCCAAAGCATTAGCCGGTTACTTAAATGAAATGATAGAGCTCAGTATCAATGGAGATAAATCAAGCTACAGCAAGACCCAGGCAGAATTTGTTTTAAAAGATTTTTTTAAAAAATATCCTCCAACAGATTTTGATTACATTCACCAGGGTTCATCAAAAGAAGGCCTGAAGTATACTATTGGTAAATATAAATATTCAGGCGGTTCTTTTCGCGTGTATATGCTTATTAAGCAATTTAAGGGCAAATATCTTATAGATACGCTGAATTTTGATAAAGAATAATGAGTCCACTCCAAAAAGTCAATTTTCGCCACAAAAGCACAAAAACACAAAATCCCACAAAAGTTATTTGATTGATTTTCAATGTTTTGTGGGATTTAGTGCTTTGGTGTTTTAGTGGCATTTTTTCTTTTTTAACACGTTCACTTCGTTCAGTGCATGCTTTTTGGAGTGGACTCAATAATTAAAAGAAAACAAAATTATTCAAGTTAAGAAGATTGCCCATAGAAAGGAAGTTTATGAATAAAACAATGACTAGAAGCCCCAAATTACCGGGGCTTTTTTATTTTTGTGCCGTGAATCTCAAATATCTTACAGATGACCGCATCAATAAGTTTATTGATCTTGCACTGGAAGAAGACATAGGAAAAGTAGAGACGTTGCATGCAACGTCTCTACTTTACGGAGATCATTCCTCTCTTGCTTCAGTTCCTGAAAACGCCATCAATAAAGCGCAGCTTCTTATCAAAGATAAAGGCATATTAGCGGGGGCGGAGCTTGCAAACAATATCTTTACCAGAGTTGACCGTTCATTAAATGTAGAAACATTTATTAATGATGGGGAAAATATTAAATCTGGTGATATTGCATTTAATGTTGCCGGTAATGCCCGGTCTATTTTAAAAGCAGAAAGACTTGTATTGAATTGTATGCAGCGGATGAGCGGAATTGCTACTTATACCAATAAATTAAAACAACTAATATCAAATGCTGTAGGACGGGGGCATACCCCAGCCCTGCAAGATACACGCAAAACCACCCCCAACTTTAGAATGATGGAAAAATGGGCAGTAGCTATTGGCGGAGGCGTCAATCACAGGTTGGGTTTATATGATATGATCTTACTAAAAGACAATCATATAGATTATGCAGGAGGCATCAGAAACGCTATTGAAGCAACGCAAAAGTATCTTAAAAAAAATGAATTAAAATTAAAAATAGAAATAGAAACACGTAATATTGCAGAAGTAAATGAAGTCCTGAAAATTGGAGGGGTAGATAGGATCATGCTTGACAATATGCCCGTTGAGGAGATGAAAAAAGCAGTTAAGCTGATCAATAACCGTTTTGAAATAGAAGCATCCGGAGGCATAACTGAAAAAAATATTGCAGAGGTAGCCAAGTGCGGGGTTGATTATATTTCAGTGGGAGCTTTGACGCATTCTGCAAAAAATTTGGACATGAGTTTGAAGGCATTCTAACCCGATACGAATAATAAAATGCTAATATATAAATTAGTATTATGATAGTAAGAACCAAAAAGTACCAGCTAAAAACAGGCACTTATGTAAGAGTAGCCTTAGTAACATTATTAAAAAGGCAATGGTGGCTGACAATAGCCCCGATAGCCATTGCATCAGCCACTTTCTTTTTCCCTAATAC
The sequence above is drawn from the Cytophagales bacterium genome and encodes:
- a CDS encoding carotenoid 1,2-hydratase, producing the protein MKNNRKIKNQVITSIVALFLIANCLLSTVNCHAQSWKTYPYHEPGSVIWFPQDEGWHPGVSAEWWYTTAHLTGDSTGTAYSFMLTYFYFPVFPFDGFRIFNIANETTGEFFQNMQPCTYVLAQDHLDIQAMVGITSEEWVTLQDSAGVLIPFEYHLSAHSPDGDIDLVYDMVKRPLMVGDDGFVYLAETDSSYYYSQTKLTVEGTLTLVGFTEPVTGTAWIDRQWGEMNPQLGTTVWEWFSYQLSNGMDLNVWNLFNAQDQIPDTPTYRFCSIYINDSTSITTSNFTLTRQKYAWMPDNQRCYSQEWHFTYANIDLTITTNFSDQEVFLPFRFYEG
- a CDS encoding aldehyde dehydrogenase, with the translated sequence MQTTDIQIEPDIGKAVQFQRHFFNSGKTLSVDFRIDQLIKLRKCIVDHEKLILDALNKDLNKSSFEAYATEVGFTLSEIDFTIKKIKKWAKPRKVHTPFLHAIASSRIYPEPYGICLIIAPWNYPFQLIMTPLIGAMAAGNCCILKPSELAENTAAVVSKIVSENFEPEYIKVIEGGIETSQELLEQKFDYIFFTGSTDVGRIVYQAAAKHLTPVTLELGGKSPCIIDQDIHLEYAAKRIAWGKFINAGQTCVAPDYLLIHKNIKERFITEFKTQVESFYGKQPAECSYYPKIINRNHFNRLIDYLQNGNVIFGGENDAEKLYLAPTLLEGVSENDKVMREEIFGPILPVITYDDLEEAIQIAKKNPNPLSLYVFSKNKKVVNKVLDSIPAGGGCVNDTLIHLGTPYLPFGGTGSSGIGAYHGKSSFDTFSHMKGFLHRSNLIDLDIRYAPYKDDKMPALKWLMKKFL
- a CDS encoding DUF4783 domain-containing protein; its protein translation is MQLLFNYKTLLFIPFLLLLSYRTISAQSSLIENAKTALKTGSSKALAGYLNEMIELSINGDKSSYSKTQAEFVLKDFFKKYPPTDFDYIHQGSSKEGLKYTIGKYKYSGGSFRVYMLIKQFKGKYLIDTLNFDKE
- the nadC gene encoding carboxylating nicotinate-nucleotide diphosphorylase, giving the protein MNLKYLTDDRINKFIDLALEEDIGKVETLHATSLLYGDHSSLASVPENAINKAQLLIKDKGILAGAELANNIFTRVDRSLNVETFINDGENIKSGDIAFNVAGNARSILKAERLVLNCMQRMSGIATYTNKLKQLISNAVGRGHTPALQDTRKTTPNFRMMEKWAVAIGGGVNHRLGLYDMILLKDNHIDYAGGIRNAIEATQKYLKKNELKLKIEIETRNIAEVNEVLKIGGVDRIMLDNMPVEEMKKAVKLINNRFEIEASGGITEKNIAEVAKCGVDYISVGALTHSAKNLDMSLKAF